The following DNA comes from Triplophysa dalaica isolate WHDGS20190420 chromosome 10, ASM1584641v1, whole genome shotgun sequence.
CATGTGTATGCTTTCTAACCTGTGTCTTTTTCCTGCATCTGAACTATTCCCCTGCATGCATGTCAGCTTATTTGAACCTCTATGCGTGATCAAAGAATATGAAACTTCCTTTGTGTCATTTTGTCTTCCAGGTTCCAAAGTCTGAATGCCCCCTGTGCCTCAGTGAAATTACGAATTTTAAGCAGCACCTTAGGGTGTTGCATGAAATCACGAATCTTCAAGAGTGCCAGCTATGGCAGAAGTTGGCAAGGGGCAGAGTCTTCCTTGGAGGACAGATCTGCCCtttgtgtaatgtgtttttttaaacagttcgAAAAGCACTTAAAAACTGGCCATCCATACATCTCTGTAAGTCAttgataaaacaaatttaatttttgCCGTTTTGCTTAGTTTTCTACACACTTGGATGTGAATTTTGTCTTTTTCAATCAGTTATGAAGACAAAAATTGTCAAGAGAATGAAGAGAGAGGTCACCATGGGGAAGTTGCGAGAGTTGGAGGCCAGCAACCCTGCCATCCCCATGGTGACGCTGAAGGATAAGACAAAGGGCAATTCAGGTAGGTGATAGGTTGTCAATAAAAAGTGCGTATACTACTCAACTACTCTCTCATGACATAATAAATCTCAAGTGTTGTGTGACTCGTGTTTTCCCAGGAAACCCCATCGCTCCTGAGACCCTCAACATTGACACCCACCCTTCTTCCCCTAATGTGCCTGCCACCCCATCATTCAGCCCCTTTCTTACTCTTGAATGTCTAAGCCCTCACATCAGCCCTCCTGGAAGTCCCATCCTTGCCATGCCACCCACCCCTTCATTTAAGCCTTCCCCTCCACCCATCGTCCCTTCCTCTCCTGCCTATACAGCCTACGGGGAGGCTTATTCAGTCCCCTCCTATTCAGTGAGGATGAACTGAATATGTTGGAGAACCTGGGTGAGTCTTAAGCAGAGATAGTCTAAATGTGCATTCCAACTCTGAAAACTAAACCAATGCTTTGTTTAACCACAGACATTCCCACCATCAGTtttgaggaggaggaggccataAGTAATCAAATGTGTAGGTGTTCAATTGTGTTTTCGATGCTTCTATATTGGAAAAAAGTCATCAATTTAATAGACTCTTCCTTTTTCTTTGATAACATAGAAATTCATGAAATAAAGGATCTGGGTTTCATTATGCTGATGGATCTCTAGTTCTTTTCttaatattgtatttagatTGTAAATATGCTCCATGAATTTCTTAACATGTTgtatgaattttttatttaatgtaacttatttaatacaatttgttGTTTCTAAACgcattttctcttttataagATTGCACAAATATTGCTCAAGAAATACTTATACATAAGTGTTTTGTAAATGCTAACGTGTTACAATAAAGGTCCTCTGGttagttttgttcatttttaaatataaaattaattgcGTAAGATGCCATATGCCAAAATAAAGGTCCTCtggttagttttgtttatttttaaatataaaattaattgcGTAAGATGCCATATGCAAAAATAAAGGTCCTCTGGTCAGTTTCgctcatttttaaatataaaattcgTGATTATTGAATTCACctttattcattaataatattGAGTATATTATGTGTGCAATTGATTTCTGTCGGCCAGAGCTTGATGTATGAGTACCGTCACTGTCCGACATGCGACAGACAATGTGTTGTGTACAGGTGGATGCATTAACAGGACAAGAGGTCAGCGAACACATGTGCAAAGGGCAGAAAAACATTGCATCGTGCAGAGGTCGATATGAAGTTCGGGCCTAAACCAGATGCTGTTAAGAGAGACAAGTGAGATAGCAAAACATATTCTGTCAAGTGTTGTCATGTGACATGTTCATGTCATTCTGCTGTAGGCCCTACGTACATGTTAGCTCattttgacctctgacctctgcaCACAGCAATACGTTTGTGGTTTTTGCATGTATTGTATGCATTGTAGACAAATAAACCACAGTGATTATTGAATTCAtctttattcattaataatatCTTTTTGAGTATATTTAGTGTGCAATTGATTCCTTTCGCAGCCATTGGCTGTGACAGTCCACAAACGGCGCAGAAAATGTGCGTAGTCCAGAAATGTCGGAGGTGAGCGACTCGCTCCTTCCCAATGCCCGGGGCAAACAAAAAAGCCTCATTCCCACTGATCATTTCCCCACATTTCGCATATCTTCACCATGCCGATCGACACGTGCCCCATCTGCAAACGGGATTATGCCCTGCTGAGCCAACACCTCCCCGTGTCACATGGCGTAAAGAACATGGAAGAGCGGAGGCTGCTCCTGGCATTGCAGTCCGGCAGGGTCAGCGTCCGTGAGTGACGTTGCCCTGTCCTGGGTTGCAATAAAGAGTCGGCAAGGCTGGACGGCCATCTGAAGGCCCACACCAAGCTGACGGTGGCAAGTGAAATTAAGAGGCTTCTTTGTTTAAGGCAATTGGCTGCTCTGCGGGCCTCAGAGCTGGAGGTGCTTATGGTGTCAACGCTGGACCTGATGGAAGAGGAGGAGGGAGAGGTTGCTCTGGACCAATCAGAAGAGGAGGGGGCGGAGGAGAGTGGGTGTCATAAAAGAGCTTGCGTCCTTGCGAGGGAAACCATGGCCCAGCTCAACTCCCAGGTGGCCCAGCTCAACTCCCAGGTGGACCCCCTCACATCCACCTTGAAGGAGCTTTCCAGGCGCTTCCGGATTATGCAACGCCGCTCACACCGAAGGCCTTCGGACTTTAGGAGTAGGGCGAAGAATCTCCTCTCCTCGTTTGTGATCAAGGAAAACGTCGCGGAGGAAGATGCAGTGCCAAGGCAGCAAACCTCCGACCCTGATCCTTCCCCTCAGCATTCCTCCTCCCAGGCAGAACCTTCCCCAGTTCCCGTACTGAACTGCGGTCTTGAGTGAGTGTGACTCTCCGCCTGTGGCCCCTTGAAGGTTATGTgctgttttgtgtgtctttgaGTTAACCTGTCTCTTTTTTGGTGTCTTTCTTTCCAGATACACTGATGGAGCAATACAGGGCACATCAGGAGGGCCCTGACCCCTCCACTAAGCTGCGTGACAATGTCGCCAGCAAAGTGTACTGCATAAAGAGATTTATTGCGTACATGGCCCAGGGAGGGGGCCGGCTCCAGACCCTGGACTTCCTCAGCGACACAGAGAGGATACGAAGGCAAGACCAGTTGCAATCGCTTTTTGTGACAAAACAGTGTTTTGCATTTCCCTACTGAC
Coding sequences within:
- the LOC130430649 gene encoding uncharacterized protein LOC130430649 — protein: MPIDTCPICKRDYALLSQHLPVSHGVKNMEERRLLLALQSGRSARLDGHLKAHTKLTVASEIKRLLCLRQLAALRASELEVLMVSTLDLMEEEEGEVALDQSEEEGAEESGCHKRACVLARETMAQLNSQVAQLNSQVDPLTSTLKELSRRFRIMQRRSHRRPSDFRSRAKNLLSSFVIKENVAEEDAVPRQQTSDPDPSPQHSSSQAEPSPVPVLNCGLEYTDGAIQGTSGGP